From the genome of Hathewaya histolytica, one region includes:
- a CDS encoding type 1 glutamine amidotransferase domain-containing protein: MKKILIVETNISTYENINCATGLWLGETVHFYDEIIKAGYEVEFVSPKGGYVPIDPHRFKYAKKVDFKYYKDDDFKEKALTNTLKPSEINPDDYIAIYYTGGHGVIWDFPENKEIKNIAEIIYQNNGFVTAVCHGVVGLLNLVDKDDKPLIKGKTITGFYNLEEFLNRTNKKVPYSTEGELLKRKCI; the protein is encoded by the coding sequence ATGAAGAAGATTTTAATCGTTGAAACTAATATATCAACTTATGAAAATATAAATTGTGCAACAGGTTTATGGCTTGGTGAAACTGTTCACTTTTATGATGAGATAATAAAAGCAGGATATGAGGTAGAGTTTGTAAGCCCAAAAGGTGGATATGTGCCAATAGATCCACATAGATTTAAATATGCAAAAAAGGTAGATTTTAAATACTATAAAGATGATGATTTTAAAGAAAAAGCACTTACTAATACACTAAAACCTAGCGAGATAAATCCAGATGATTATATAGCAATTTACTATACTGGAGGTCATGGAGTTATATGGGACTTTCCAGAAAATAAAGAGATTAAAAATATAGCAGAAATCATATATCAAAATAATGGATTTGTAACTGCAGTATGTCATGGTGTAGTAGGCTTACTTAATTTAGTAGATAAAGATGATAAACCACTAATCAAGGGAAAGACTATAACAGGATTTTATAACCTAGAGGAATTTTTAAACAGGACAAATAAAAAAGTTCCGTATTCTACTGAAGGCGAGCTATTAAAGAGAAAATGTATATAA
- a CDS encoding nitroreductase family protein, with the protein MEHLIKVDKDKCIGCKMCDKDCPMLNIKIENKKADIKSQDCIKCGHCTAVCPKGAISISGYSEAPVEIKEQPKVDSEKLYNAIKFRRTIRHFKKEDIDREVIDKILEVGRYTPTAKNDQDVSYIILDNKLKEAESIAVKFFKKIQPFVGIFYKPAKTMEIDEDFFFKKAPIAIVVVSKNKINGSLAASNMTLMAESYGLGVLYSGFFSVAANKSRALRKLLGIKKSEVVTTLVLGYPNVRYYRNAQKEDAKVKYM; encoded by the coding sequence ATGGAGCATTTAATAAAAGTAGATAAAGATAAGTGCATTGGTTGTAAGATGTGCGATAAAGATTGTCCAATGTTAAATATTAAAATCGAGAATAAAAAGGCAGATATAAAATCTCAAGATTGTATAAAATGTGGTCATTGTACTGCTGTATGTCCTAAGGGTGCAATTAGTATAAGTGGCTATAGTGAAGCACCTGTTGAGATAAAAGAACAACCTAAGGTAGATAGTGAGAAACTTTATAATGCCATTAAATTTAGAAGAACTATAAGGCATTTCAAGAAAGAGGATATTGATAGAGAAGTTATTGATAAGATACTTGAAGTAGGAAGATATACTCCAACTGCTAAAAATGATCAAGATGTAAGCTATATTATATTAGATAACAAATTAAAAGAGGCAGAGAGTATTGCGGTGAAATTCTTTAAAAAGATTCAACCATTTGTAGGAATATTTTATAAACCTGCAAAGACAATGGAAATAGATGAGGATTTCTTTTTCAAGAAAGCACCTATTGCAATAGTAGTTGTATCAAAAAATAAGATAAATGGATCTCTTGCAGCCTCTAATATGACTTTGATGGCAGAAAGTTATGGACTTGGAGTATTATATAGCGGATTTTTCTCAGTAGCAGCTAATAAGTCAAGAGCTTTAAGAAAGCTTCTAGGAATAAAAAAGTCAGAAGTTGTCACAACATTAGTCTTAGGTTATCCTAATGTACGATACTATAGAAATGCTCAAAAAGAAGATGCTAAAGTAAAATATATGTAG
- a CDS encoding response regulator transcription factor, with protein MKVLIIEDDNDINLLLGKILEEENYEVTSAYTGIEGKLFTDVEDFDLILLDLMLPGMSGEEIIEYIRKKERKMPILVISAKIDKATKLKVLKNGADDFIIKPFDIDEVMARVEANLRRYKEFSNSNIIHDVLHYKELEMNIEEIKIKVKGEEINLTPIEFEILKLLLSHPKKTFTKENIYKSVWKDEFYGDENTANVHISNLRNKISRIDSENEYIKTIWGMGFRIG; from the coding sequence ATGAAGGTTTTAATAATAGAAGATGATAATGATATTAATCTACTTCTTGGTAAAATATTAGAAGAAGAAAATTATGAAGTTACTTCTGCTTATACAGGCATAGAAGGTAAACTTTTTACTGATGTTGAGGATTTTGATTTAATTCTTTTAGATTTAATGTTACCTGGAATGTCAGGAGAAGAAATAATAGAGTACATTCGCAAAAAGGAAAGGAAAATGCCTATTTTAGTTATATCTGCTAAGATAGATAAAGCTACAAAACTTAAAGTATTAAAGAATGGTGCTGATGATTTTATAATAAAACCTTTTGATATAGATGAAGTAATGGCTAGGGTAGAAGCAAATCTAAGAAGGTATAAAGAATTTTCTAATTCAAATATTATCCATGATGTGTTACATTATAAGGAATTAGAAATGAATATAGAAGAAATAAAAATCAAGGTAAAGGGAGAAGAAATTAATCTTACACCAATAGAATTTGAAATATTAAAATTGCTATTGAGTCATCCTAAAAAAACATTTACTAAAGAAAATATCTATAAAAGTGTTTGGAAGGATGAATTCTATGGGGATGAAAATACGGCAAATGTTCATATTAGTAATTTAAGGAACAAGATAAGTAGGATTGATAGTGAAAATGAATACATTAAGACTATTTGGGGAATGGGATTTAGAATTGGCTAA
- a CDS encoding ATP-binding cassette domain-containing protein has protein sequence MEDCAVKLYQITKIYGKQKVIDKISINVREGDIYGLIGKNGAGKTTILKLIAGLIHKTSGSMEVLGEVTEQGFNQARRRIGSLIDNPYLYPYFDAKKNLEYYRIQKGLKDKKVVDEILELVGLNNVNKKKFSKYSLGMKQRLGIAQAIMGRPDLLILDEPINGLDPTGIVELRELLLKINRDLGTTIMVSSHILNEMSLIANRYAFIHKGRLIEEIGKGELEKKCRKHLRLKVDNTNKTTVILEKELGIQHYSVLNNNEIEIYEKLNNLNLITKSLIDNNIEIKSVTEDTQTLEDYFIKLLGGI, from the coding sequence ATGGAAGATTGTGCAGTGAAATTGTATCAGATAACTAAAATATATGGCAAGCAAAAAGTTATTGACAAAATAAGCATTAATGTAAGGGAGGGAGACATATATGGCCTTATTGGGAAAAATGGAGCGGGAAAAACAACTATATTAAAACTTATAGCTGGTCTTATACATAAAACTTCTGGAAGTATGGAAGTCCTAGGTGAAGTTACAGAACAGGGTTTTAATCAGGCAAGGAGGCGAATAGGTTCATTAATAGATAATCCTTATTTATATCCTTATTTTGATGCAAAGAAAAATTTAGAGTATTATCGAATTCAAAAAGGATTAAAAGATAAGAAAGTTGTAGATGAAATATTAGAACTAGTAGGACTTAACAATGTGAATAAGAAAAAATTTAGCAAATATTCGCTAGGAATGAAGCAAAGATTAGGAATAGCCCAAGCTATTATGGGACGACCAGATTTACTTATACTAGATGAACCAATTAATGGATTAGATCCTACAGGAATAGTAGAACTAAGGGAGCTATTATTAAAAATTAATAGGGACTTAGGGACTACTATAATGGTATCAAGTCATATATTAAATGAAATGTCACTGATTGCTAATCGATATGCTTTTATTCATAAAGGTAGATTAATAGAGGAGATAGGTAAAGGAGAATTAGAGAAGAAGTGTAGAAAGCATCTAAGATTAAAAGTAGACAATACAAATAAAACAACTGTTATTCTTGAAAAAGAATTAGGTATTCAGCATTATAGCGTTTTAAATAATAATGAAATAGAGATATATGAAAAGTTAAATAATCTAAATCTCATAACTAAAAGTTTAATTGATAATAATATAGAAATCAAATCAGTTACAGAAGATACTCAAACTTTGGAAGATTATTTTATTAAATTACTAGGGGGGATTTAG
- a CDS encoding ABC transporter permease: protein MRNYIKSEFYRIIHRRYYHLSVLIYIVLSIIGNLTLKFWGTKITTNLFLTSMKSLTITIVVSPFVLYSFQDIVLGDELKHNTLNNSVAIGISRSKIILSKIITTATVSMLFSIIVILVHILMSVALFGVNEEGIRSISQYFIAYLSAIPLWMGFIAFYNVFCTIIQNQVIAGITIFTLAFITPKVTQLITYFKPKLSIIHELQPYSVLKRLIKLLDMKNISSIDWFTVCFGLGFFIISTSVAIIGFRKRDF from the coding sequence ATGCGTAATTATATTAAATCCGAATTTTATAGGATAATTCATCGTAGATATTATCACTTAAGTGTATTAATATATATTGTATTATCAATTATAGGAAATTTAACTTTGAAATTTTGGGGAACAAAAATTACCACAAATCTATTTTTAACATCAATGAAGTCGCTTACTATTACAATAGTAGTATCACCTTTCGTACTTTACTCTTTTCAAGATATTGTTTTAGGAGACGAGCTTAAGCATAATACTTTGAATAATTCTGTTGCGATTGGAATATCTAGAAGTAAAATAATACTATCCAAAATTATTACTACAGCGACAGTTTCTATGCTGTTTTCCATTATTGTTATATTGGTTCATATACTTATGTCTGTAGCTTTATTTGGAGTAAATGAAGAAGGAATTAGGTCTATAAGTCAATATTTCATTGCTTATTTATCGGCAATTCCACTTTGGATGGGTTTTATAGCTTTTTATAATGTTTTTTGTACAATTATACAAAATCAAGTTATTGCGGGTATTACAATATTTACATTGGCCTTTATAACTCCAAAAGTAACTCAATTAATAACCTATTTTAAACCTAAATTATCTATTATACATGAATTACAGCCATATTCAGTATTGAAGAGACTGATAAAACTGTTAGATATGAAGAATATCTCATCCATAGATTGGTTCACAGTTTGTTTTGGTCTGGGGTTTTTCATAATAAGCACAAGTGTAGCTATAATTGGATTTAGAAAAAGAGATTTTTAA
- a CDS encoding sensor histidine kinase — protein MLVITIILGIVALVFTSRYFLLKKDLKILNKDIIYRFKKESKANLVTNSSSKEIEELIYAINNLFLKKEEVELEYRKIDQELKENIANISHDLRTPLTAILGYCDLLSKSNLTTESREYVHIINKKSKVLHQLVDDFYDFSRIISKDYPINLECINVGDLLKEVLFEYYEDFVHSTSQLDIEIPDEDIKVISDADALRRIFSNLISNMLHHGTGEYKIRLYKREKNVCISFENQVMFMDIASMERIFERSYTMNSSRSSSRSGLGLSIVKELVYRLNHDLEPSLEDKIFKIEMILKMET, from the coding sequence ATGTTAGTTATAACTATAATATTAGGGATAGTAGCATTAGTATTTACTTCCCGTTACTTTTTATTAAAGAAGGATTTAAAAATATTAAATAAAGATATAATCTATAGGTTTAAAAAAGAAAGTAAAGCAAATTTAGTTACTAATTCTTCTAGTAAGGAGATTGAAGAATTAATTTATGCTATAAATAATCTCTTTTTAAAAAAAGAAGAGGTAGAGTTAGAGTATAGAAAAATAGATCAAGAGTTGAAAGAAAATATAGCTAATATTTCTCATGATTTGCGAACACCTTTGACAGCTATACTAGGTTATTGTGATCTTTTATCAAAATCTAATTTAACGACAGAAAGTAGGGAATATGTCCATATTATAAATAAAAAATCAAAAGTTTTACACCAATTAGTTGATGATTTTTATGATTTTTCAAGGATTATAAGTAAGGACTACCCAATCAACCTAGAATGTATTAATGTTGGTGATTTACTAAAAGAAGTATTGTTTGAGTACTATGAAGATTTTGTTCATAGTACTAGTCAATTAGATATTGAAATTCCAGATGAAGATATAAAAGTAATTTCTGATGCAGATGCGTTAAGAAGAATTTTTTCAAATTTAATTTCTAATATGCTGCATCACGGCACAGGAGAGTATAAAATTAGATTATATAAAAGAGAGAAGAATGTTTGTATTTCTTTTGAAAATCAAGTGATGTTCATGGACATTGCAAGTATGGAAAGAATCTTTGAAAGGTCATATACAATGAATTCATCTAGATCTTCCAGTAGAAGTGGTTTAGGTTTATCTATAGTAAAAGAGTTAGTCTATAGATTAAACCATGATTTGGAGCCTAGCTTGGAAGACAAAATATTTAAAATAGAAATGATACTAAAAATGGAGACATAG
- a CDS encoding GNAT family N-acetyltransferase → MGWVSAYYINHNFEWCSRDNKSIGVAIGVDIPDKDVRRQGYATETLGLFIQYLKGNGIKEIYTQTWSGNLRIIGLAHKLGFKEINRKYYIRMVRNEKYDGLTFKLIE, encoded by the coding sequence ATTGGTTGGGTAAGTGCCTATTATATAAATCATAATTTTGAGTGGTGTTCAAGAGATAATAAATCTATAGGAGTAGCTATCGGTGTGGACATACCCGATAAGGATGTAAGAAGACAAGGATATGCCACAGAGACTTTAGGACTATTTATTCAATACTTAAAAGGAAATGGAATAAAAGAGATATATACGCAAACATGGTCAGGAAATTTAAGAATTATAGGTTTAGCACATAAATTAGGGTTTAAAGAAATAAACAGAAAATATTATATTAGGATGGTTAGAAACGAGAAATATGATGGTTTAACATTTAAACTAATAGAATAA
- a CDS encoding ATP-binding cassette domain-containing protein: MLLEALNIKKMYGDRVIIDIDKIQIHDNERIGIVGKNGAGKTTLLNILTKNIKPDEGIVRNLGSIAYITQMDEGIENTKSGGEKTILKIREAFSKRAQLLFADEPTSNLDTNKISWVENEFKKYKGAIVLISHDRGLLDNLCTKIWDVEEGKLQEYRGNYSSYIHQKEERLECQKHKYEQYINEKIRLEESIKDRKERASKIKKAPSRMGNSESRLHKYKKSIKQTKLQNASKSIESRLEKLTKVEKPKEYKNVKFDILESNKIHSKIIIDTTVYSETIVRTILARLLFNGHDINKKVEILSGGERVKVAFAKIFLSDINMLVIDEPTNYLDIESIEALEDLLIDYEGTVLFVSHDRNFVKKVADKVIIIENEELKDKDKINKGIVSFAEEKEEILKLEFKISETISRLSMPSPKEDIEKLDREYKYLLNRLNEIRNKIK; encoded by the coding sequence ATGTTGTTAGAAGCTTTAAATATAAAAAAGATGTATGGAGATAGAGTGATAATTGATATAGATAAAATTCAAATACATGACAATGAGCGTATAGGAATTGTCGGCAAAAATGGTGCGGGCAAAACAACCTTACTAAATATATTAACTAAGAATATAAAACCTGATGAAGGGATAGTAAGAAATTTAGGAAGTATAGCTTATATAACTCAAATGGATGAAGGCATAGAAAACACTAAAAGTGGTGGAGAAAAAACAATATTAAAAATAAGAGAAGCTTTCTCTAAGAGAGCACAATTATTATTTGCAGATGAGCCTACAAGTAATTTAGATACAAATAAAATAAGTTGGGTGGAAAATGAATTTAAAAAATACAAAGGGGCTATAGTGTTAATATCTCATGATAGGGGGTTATTAGATAACTTATGCACTAAAATATGGGATGTGGAAGAGGGAAAGCTACAAGAGTATAGGGGAAACTATTCTTCTTATATACATCAGAAAGAAGAAAGATTAGAATGTCAAAAGCATAAATACGAACAATATATAAATGAGAAAATAAGATTAGAAGAATCTATAAAAGATAGGAAAGAAAGAGCTAGTAAGATAAAGAAGGCTCCATCAAGAATGGGTAATTCGGAATCTAGATTGCACAAATACAAAAAATCAATTAAACAAACTAAACTGCAAAATGCTAGCAAAAGTATTGAAAGTAGATTAGAAAAACTAACTAAAGTAGAAAAGCCTAAAGAATATAAAAATGTAAAGTTTGATATTTTAGAGAGCAATAAAATTCACAGCAAAATAATTATAGATACAACTGTATACTCAGAAACAATAGTTAGGACTATACTAGCTAGGCTATTATTTAATGGTCATGATATAAATAAAAAGGTAGAAATCCTAAGTGGAGGAGAAAGAGTAAAAGTAGCATTTGCAAAGATATTTTTAAGTGATATAAATATGTTAGTTATAGATGAACCTACGAATTATTTAGATATTGAATCTATAGAGGCCCTTGAAGATTTACTTATAGATTATGAGGGAACAGTATTATTTGTATCACATGATCGTAATTTTGTAAAAAAAGTAGCTGATAAAGTTATTATTATAGAAAATGAAGAATTAAAAGATAAAGATAAGATTAATAAAGGAATTGTAAGTTTTGCGGAAGAAAAGGAAGAAATATTAAAGTTAGAATTTAAGATAAGTGAAACAATAAGTAGATTAAGTATGCCATCTCCAAAAGAAGATATAGAGAAATTAGATCGAGAATATAAGTATTTATTAAATAGATTGAATGAAATAAGGAACAAAATTAAGTAG
- a CDS encoding response regulator transcription factor — MYSIMIIEDDKKMAKLINNHLERYGYKTFLVEDYSNIKGEFLECKPDLVLMDINLPFFDGFYWCSEIRSYSKVPIIFISARDSDMDQVMAIDSGGDDFITKPFSYDVLLAKIKGVLRRVYGSYAKGDTDFLKVDDLILYTNKNVLEYKGKKTELSKNEFSLLLHLVKNINKIVSRDTLLGILWSDIDFIDDNTLSVNVTRLRRRLEEVGINNAIETKRGQGYILINNW, encoded by the coding sequence TTGTATAGCATTATGATTATAGAAGATGACAAGAAAATGGCTAAACTTATAAATAATCACTTAGAACGATATGGATATAAAACATTTTTAGTTGAAGATTATTCAAATATAAAAGGTGAATTTTTAGAGTGTAAGCCAGATCTTGTTTTAATGGATATAAATCTTCCTTTTTTTGATGGATTTTATTGGTGTAGTGAGATAAGAAGTTATTCTAAGGTACCCATAATATTTATATCTGCTAGGGATTCAGATATGGATCAGGTTATGGCAATAGATAGTGGTGGAGATGATTTTATAACAAAGCCATTTTCTTATGATGTACTATTAGCAAAGATAAAAGGCGTATTAAGAAGGGTATATGGTAGCTATGCTAAAGGAGATACAGATTTTTTAAAAGTTGATGATTTGATACTGTATACAAATAAGAATGTATTGGAGTATAAGGGTAAAAAAACTGAACTTAGTAAAAATGAATTTTCCCTTTTACTACATCTTGTAAAAAACATAAATAAAATTGTTTCAAGGGATACTTTGCTTGGTATTCTTTGGAGTGATATTGATTTTATTGATGATAATACTCTTTCTGTTAATGTTACAAGACTTAGAAGGAGATTAGAAGAAGTAGGTATTAATAATGCTATAGAAACAAAGCGTGGTCAAGGCTATATTCTCATTAATAACTGGTAG
- a CDS encoding sensor histidine kinase — translation MKFIDFLKHRIFYIIIYFISISLTILIMGLTLSIKVIAFPLTNILYAYFVSIVILIIFLLYEYSKVRGFYRQLYDALNSENIIDHIINVGEVRTIEQKLFAQILKKLHKSYEGKTYKYEEIQKHYSNFINQWVHQMKTPVSVIDLTIQEEDRSEFNEVLHSISEENEKISQGLNIMLYNARINEFNHDFNVEDIDILLLLRKVINDNKKLLIRHKIFPKVTGEAAFVQTDKKWIYFVINQIVINAIKYTNATEKDRKTINFNIEEDTKKIVVSIEDNGIGIPKEDLGRVFNAFFTGKNGRKTSESTGMGMYLAKRICDELGNELYVESEEEKGTRFCIVFYKGKNIFKL, via the coding sequence ATGAAATTTATAGATTTTTTAAAACATAGGATTTTTTATATAATAATTTATTTCATAAGTATATCCTTAACTATTTTAATAATGGGCTTGACCTTAAGTATAAAAGTCATAGCTTTTCCTCTAACAAATATATTATATGCATACTTCGTTTCTATAGTGATACTTATTATATTTTTGTTATATGAATATTCAAAGGTAAGGGGGTTTTATAGGCAACTTTATGATGCATTAAATTCTGAAAATATTATAGATCACATTATAAATGTAGGTGAAGTTAGAACTATAGAACAAAAACTTTTTGCACAAATATTAAAAAAGTTACATAAATCCTATGAAGGTAAGACTTATAAATATGAAGAGATTCAAAAGCATTATTCAAATTTTATAAACCAATGGGTACATCAAATGAAGACCCCCGTATCTGTAATTGATCTAACTATACAGGAAGAAGATAGATCTGAATTTAATGAAGTTCTTCATAGTATTAGTGAAGAAAATGAAAAAATATCACAGGGTCTTAATATTATGTTATATAATGCAAGAATAAATGAATTTAATCATGATTTTAATGTGGAAGATATAGATATATTATTGCTTTTAAGAAAAGTAATAAATGACAATAAAAAATTACTTATTAGACATAAGATATTTCCAAAAGTAACGGGTGAAGCTGCATTTGTTCAAACGGATAAAAAGTGGATATACTTTGTTATAAATCAAATTGTTATTAATGCAATAAAATATACAAATGCAACAGAAAAAGATAGAAAAACTATAAATTTTAATATAGAAGAAGATACTAAAAAAATAGTTGTAAGTATTGAAGACAATGGGATTGGTATACCAAAAGAAGATTTAGGGAGAGTATTTAATGCTTTCTTTACAGGGAAAAATGGTAGAAAAACCTCTGAATCTACAGGTATGGGGATGTACTTAGCAAAACGTATTTGTGATGAACTTGGAAATGAATTATACGTTGAATCAGAAGAAGAGAAAGGCACAAGATTTTGCATAGTTTTCTATAAGGGGAAAAATATATTTAAATTATAA
- a CDS encoding ABC transporter ATP-binding protein encodes MSILKVENITKIYGGKKGGMTFKALDKFSLEVEKGEFVGVMGPSGSGKTTLLNIMATIDTPTSGELFINGTNPTKLNEKNIALFRRKELGFIFQDFNLLDSLSIKENIILPLVLEKVKVNEIEKRVEDIANLLNIKDILNKKPYEISGGQQQRAACARALIHNPSIILADEPTGNLDSKASQDVMETLTNLNTQKKATIMMVTHDPFSASFCKRIIMIKDGKYFLEIVNGGNRQVFFKEIMDSLSLLGSRSNNCTL; translated from the coding sequence ATGTCAATTTTAAAAGTTGAAAATATAACAAAGATATATGGTGGAAAAAAAGGTGGTATGACCTTTAAAGCTTTAGATAAATTTAGTTTAGAAGTTGAAAAAGGCGAGTTTGTTGGAGTAATGGGACCATCTGGTAGTGGTAAAACAACATTATTAAATATAATGGCAACTATAGATACTCCTACATCTGGAGAACTTTTTATAAATGGTACAAATCCTACAAAACTAAATGAGAAAAATATTGCTCTATTTAGAAGAAAAGAACTGGGGTTTATATTTCAAGATTTTAACCTTTTAGATTCTTTATCTATTAAAGAAAATATAATATTACCACTTGTATTAGAGAAGGTTAAGGTAAATGAAATAGAAAAGAGAGTAGAAGACATTGCAAATCTTTTAAACATTAAAGATATTTTAAATAAGAAACCCTATGAAATTTCAGGAGGACAACAGCAGAGGGCGGCTTGTGCTAGAGCACTTATTCATAATCCTTCTATAATTTTAGCAGATGAACCTACGGGAAATCTTGATTCTAAAGCTTCTCAGGATGTTATGGAAACTTTAACAAATCTAAATACTCAAAAAAAAGCTACTATAATGATGGTTACTCATGATCCTTTTTCTGCAAGTTTCTGTAAGAGAATAATTATGATTAAAGACGGAAAATATTTCTTAGAAATTGTGAATGGAGGAAACAGGCAAGTATTTTTTAAAGAGATTATGGATTCCCTTTCGCTTTTAGGAAGTAGATCAAATAATTGTACATTATAG